The following proteins are encoded in a genomic region of Nitrospira sp.:
- the ybgF gene encoding tol-pal system protein YbgF, whose product MLRKGIRILIFLFIFFPVGQSLAAPTQRQDTTRRLYDRVMDEFRHRDYEAAMAGFRLFIELHSQSALAANAQYWIGECQYRMRRYRDALKSFYDVVSNYPLSPKLAASTLKLGQTYTKLGDHETARLMFDRVVEEYPDSPEAEVARKAIEASPSAEDSTNQSP is encoded by the coding sequence ATGCTCCGCAAAGGTATCAGAATTCTCATCTTCCTATTTATTTTCTTTCCGGTCGGCCAGTCCTTGGCCGCCCCCACTCAACGGCAGGACACGACCCGCCGATTATACGATCGCGTCATGGATGAATTTAGGCACCGCGACTATGAAGCAGCGATGGCAGGTTTCCGACTCTTCATCGAGCTGCATAGCCAATCCGCCTTAGCAGCCAATGCGCAATACTGGATCGGAGAATGTCAATATCGAATGAGGCGATATCGAGACGCGCTCAAGTCGTTCTATGACGTCGTGTCCAATTACCCGCTCAGCCCTAAATTGGCGGCTTCCACGCTGAAGCTCGGCCAGACGTACACGAAACTGGGCGATCACGAGACGGCACGACTGATGTTCGACCGGGTTGTTGAGGAATACCCCGATAGCCCGGAAGCAGAAGTCGCTCGCAAAGCCATCGAGGCTTCCCCCAGTGCCGAAGATTCGACGAATCAATCGCCGTAG
- a CDS encoding right-handed parallel beta-helix repeat-containing protein yields the protein MVSEEAIPANPLGGRTLVVDRADRRCYPSPSAALKDVGASDQVYVRPGIYEDKLVITQRPVRLVGAGRDRVQIFCRRGGPLYLQEVPEGWITGITFRYVGSDQHSALNILNSTCMITQCRAMEGILSGVVLYGPECRVAFTDNEVCRNRESGIFVFAGAQPRVADNRCVENHHFGIAVRDPGSRPELVRNLCEENMLSGILLFQQAEGLILDNVCRNNQHWGILMTPDSHPNPAPSALPTMNRLEPNLMGPYSVSDQPLAQIGR from the coding sequence ATGGTGAGTGAAGAGGCCATTCCGGCCAATCCCTTGGGTGGACGGACCCTGGTTGTCGACCGCGCCGATCGGCGCTGTTATCCGAGTCCCAGTGCAGCGCTGAAGGATGTCGGTGCGTCGGATCAGGTCTATGTTCGTCCCGGCATCTATGAAGATAAGCTGGTCATCACTCAACGACCGGTGCGGCTTGTCGGTGCCGGGCGAGATAGGGTCCAAATCTTCTGCCGGCGTGGCGGCCCGCTGTATCTACAAGAGGTGCCGGAAGGGTGGATTACCGGCATCACGTTCCGCTATGTCGGCAGCGATCAACATTCGGCACTCAACATACTCAACTCCACATGCATGATCACGCAATGCCGAGCGATGGAAGGAATCTTGTCGGGAGTGGTGTTATATGGACCCGAATGTCGAGTCGCATTCACCGACAACGAAGTGTGTCGCAATCGGGAGTCGGGCATTTTCGTCTTTGCTGGGGCTCAACCGCGAGTGGCAGACAATCGCTGTGTTGAGAATCACCATTTCGGCATCGCGGTCAGGGATCCGGGCAGTCGTCCGGAACTGGTGCGGAATCTGTGTGAAGAAAACATGCTGAGCGGCATTCTATTGTTCCAGCAGGCCGAAGGGTTGATTCTCGACAATGTCTGTCGGAACAATCAGCATTGGGGGATCCTCATGACACCCGATTCGCACCCCAACCCGGCGCCATCGGCCCTACCGACCATGAATCGACTCGAACCGAATCTTATGGGTCCGTATTCAGTCTCCGATCAACCGCTTGCTCAAATCGGACGATGA
- a CDS encoding anhydro-N-acetylmuramic acid kinase: protein MNVVGLMSGTSADGVDAALVTIVRQKGGLHVGMLAFHSLPYPRSLQRRILSASASGTVADICHLNALLGEWFADAALGVIRSAQLSPENVDLIGSHGQTVHHLPHGIKDTGVGAIRSTLQIAEPAVIAERTGITTVANFRPRDIAAGGQGAPLTPGVHALLFRHPRRARLIVNLGGISNVTYLPRGSGSEELVAFDTGPANMVLDGLMSRTTNGRVSMDREGRLAAKGRVDSRLLAKLLAHPYLSQAPPKSTGREAFGAKMLDELLNWQQARRLSVEDLLATCSRWTAESVGTARRWIKGGIDDVIVGGGGVRNRAIMGHLADIFAPAPVTPFEAHGWDSKALESVAFAVLAYQTVMEQCGNVPSVTGAASPRLLGCIVPSGPHWYERLRSRKDGSKTR, encoded by the coding sequence ATGAATGTCGTCGGATTGATGTCAGGAACTTCAGCGGACGGAGTCGATGCGGCGTTAGTCACCATCGTCCGTCAGAAGGGCGGTCTCCATGTCGGGATGCTCGCGTTTCATTCGCTTCCCTATCCCCGTTCGCTGCAACGACGAATTCTCTCGGCATCGGCGTCGGGAACGGTGGCGGATATTTGTCACCTGAATGCGCTCTTAGGCGAATGGTTCGCCGACGCCGCCTTAGGCGTCATTCGCTCGGCTCAATTATCTCCGGAAAATGTCGACCTGATCGGATCTCATGGCCAAACAGTGCATCACCTGCCGCATGGCATCAAAGATACGGGTGTCGGCGCAATACGCTCCACACTGCAAATCGCCGAGCCCGCAGTCATTGCTGAACGCACCGGGATTACGACAGTGGCCAATTTTCGCCCGCGCGATATCGCAGCCGGCGGACAAGGGGCGCCGCTTACCCCAGGGGTCCACGCACTGCTGTTTCGGCATCCGCGCCGCGCCCGGCTCATCGTGAATCTTGGCGGTATCAGCAACGTCACCTACCTTCCCCGCGGATCAGGCTCTGAGGAACTCGTCGCGTTCGATACGGGGCCGGCAAATATGGTGCTCGATGGGCTCATGTCACGCACCACGAATGGGCGGGTCTCGATGGACCGCGAGGGGCGTTTGGCGGCCAAAGGCCGGGTCGATTCAAGGTTACTCGCCAAACTTCTCGCGCATCCATATCTTTCTCAGGCACCCCCAAAATCGACCGGTCGTGAGGCGTTCGGCGCGAAGATGCTGGATGAACTACTCAATTGGCAACAAGCACGTCGGTTATCGGTTGAAGATCTTCTAGCCACTTGTAGCCGCTGGACTGCCGAATCGGTTGGGACCGCAAGGCGGTGGATCAAGGGCGGGATCGATGACGTGATCGTGGGTGGGGGCGGCGTCCGGAACCGGGCGATCATGGGACATTTAGCTGACATCTTTGCTCCAGCGCCGGTCACGCCATTTGAGGCACACGGTTGGGACAGTAAGGCACTGGAATCGGTGGCTTTTGCCGTCCTGGCGTATCAAACCGTGATGGAACAATGCGGGAACGTCCCATCGGTCACGGGGGCGGCGTCCCCAAGGTTGTTGGGATGCATCGTCCCAAGCGGTCCGCACTGGTACGAGCGGCTGCGATCGCGCAAGGACGGAAGTAAGACGAGATGA
- the rsmA gene encoding 16S rRNA (adenine(1518)-N(6)/adenine(1519)-N(6))-dimethyltransferase RsmA, producing MDSSFPPTAIKRLGQNFLIDSNIVRKIVALAELTPTDTVFEIGPGRGILTEALCRAAGHVTAIEIDPRLHAYLTERQPQLLNLTLILGDAMTSPIEHLPIGTIVVANLPYNLSTPLLFRLLDQRRRFARMVLMLQNEVVDRLVAKPGSSDYGVLSVMTQYSSDITKAFKVSAECFRPRPEVSSAVVLLKARHQRGLNQEEEPKFAALVKAAFAHRRKTLVNSLKDEGYEQKPVTAALKFLNLSPSTRAEVLSIEQLIELSRRI from the coding sequence GTGGACTCCTCTTTCCCTCCTACAGCGATCAAACGGCTTGGACAGAATTTTCTCATCGACTCCAACATTGTCCGCAAGATCGTCGCGCTGGCTGAACTAACGCCGACCGATACCGTTTTTGAGATCGGACCCGGACGCGGCATTCTCACAGAAGCGCTCTGCCGTGCCGCCGGCCACGTGACGGCAATCGAGATCGATCCACGACTCCATGCTTACCTGACTGAACGACAGCCCCAGTTGTTGAATCTCACGCTCATCCTCGGCGATGCGATGACCTCTCCGATCGAACACCTTCCGATTGGCACCATCGTCGTCGCCAATCTTCCGTATAATTTGTCGACACCTCTCCTCTTTCGCCTTCTCGATCAGCGTCGCCGTTTTGCCCGCATGGTGCTCATGCTGCAAAATGAGGTCGTCGATCGATTGGTGGCCAAACCTGGAAGCTCAGATTACGGCGTCCTGTCCGTCATGACCCAATACTCGTCCGACATCACCAAGGCCTTCAAGGTCTCAGCAGAATGTTTCCGCCCTAGACCGGAGGTGAGCTCTGCTGTAGTTCTGCTAAAGGCCAGACATCAGAGAGGATTGAACCAGGAGGAAGAGCCCAAATTCGCAGCGCTGGTGAAAGCCGCCTTCGCGCACCGCCGTAAAACGCTGGTCAATTCGCTGAAAGATGAAGGGTACGAGCAGAAGCCGGTGACAGCAGCATTGAAGTTCCTCAATCTCTCTCCTTCCACCCGTGCGGAAGTCCTCTCTATCGAGCAGTTGATCGAACTGAGTCGCCGCATATAG
- a CDS encoding metal ABC transporter ATP-binding protein has protein sequence MSDLREPIIRFDHASFGFPGLIALKDISLTIYEGEFVGVIGPNGSGKTTLCRAVLGLLAPVEGHLHIFDCACDELRCHHRAKIGYLPQKGVVDRNFPVTVLETVMMGRYGALGLFKRPGRKDRDIALEALAQVGMESHKDNALGHLSGGQQQRVFIARALAQQPKVLILDEPTTGLDITTQHNVIELVQHLHDELKLTVLLITHDINMIRSRVDRMVLLKTRLFAAAPPAEVLKPEILHQVYGKDLVITEKDLVIVEDYHHHH, from the coding sequence GTGTCTGACCTCCGCGAACCGATCATCCGTTTCGACCATGCCTCCTTCGGATTTCCCGGGCTCATCGCGCTCAAAGACATTTCGTTGACTATCTACGAGGGCGAGTTCGTGGGAGTCATCGGCCCAAACGGATCAGGCAAGACGACGCTTTGCCGCGCCGTACTGGGGCTTCTCGCTCCAGTAGAGGGTCATCTTCATATCTTCGACTGTGCCTGTGATGAGCTCCGCTGCCACCATCGCGCAAAAATCGGCTATCTCCCGCAGAAAGGGGTCGTCGATCGGAATTTTCCGGTGACGGTCCTCGAAACGGTGATGATGGGTCGTTACGGAGCGCTGGGCCTGTTCAAACGCCCAGGGAGGAAGGATCGTGACATCGCGCTGGAGGCGCTGGCTCAGGTCGGAATGGAATCTCACAAAGACAACGCTCTCGGGCATCTGTCCGGCGGCCAGCAACAGCGCGTCTTCATCGCCAGGGCTCTGGCCCAGCAACCCAAGGTCCTGATATTGGATGAACCGACGACCGGTCTGGATATCACCACCCAACACAATGTCATTGAGTTAGTGCAACACCTTCACGACGAGCTCAAGCTGACGGTCCTTCTTATTACACACGACATTAATATGATTCGCTCAAGAGTGGATCGAATGGTTCTTCTCAAAACCAGACTCTTCGCCGCCGCTCCTCCAGCGGAGGTTCTCAAGCCGGAGATTCTTCACCAGGTGTACGGTAAAGACCTCGTTATTACAGAAAAAGATCTCGTCATCGTCGAAGATTACCATCATCACCACTAG
- a CDS encoding DUF2726 domain-containing protein, with amino-acid sequence MKILLVGSVITVIIGLWRYLRRARRRKKQTSPFAIPPGVTIGSARLLAEEEVALYSLLQMAVEERYLVFSQVPLWSFVEVEAEAKVRSDVLRQIALKRVDFVLVHPGSCRVEQVVQIEHESSQPHQIERQHVIESVLDAAGIKLTKLSSKNSYSLPDLAARLGITAEE; translated from the coding sequence ATGAAAATTCTTTTGGTCGGTTCGGTCATCACAGTGATCATCGGTCTTTGGCGCTACCTGAGGAGGGCACGTCGAAGAAAGAAGCAGACCTCGCCGTTTGCCATTCCTCCCGGCGTCACCATCGGTTCAGCCCGCTTGCTCGCGGAAGAGGAGGTCGCGTTGTATAGCCTCCTGCAAATGGCCGTCGAAGAGCGCTATCTCGTGTTTAGTCAGGTGCCGCTATGGTCCTTCGTCGAGGTCGAAGCGGAGGCAAAGGTGCGTTCCGATGTTTTGCGCCAGATCGCGCTCAAACGAGTCGATTTCGTCTTGGTCCATCCCGGGTCGTGCCGTGTCGAACAGGTCGTGCAGATCGAGCATGAATCTTCGCAACCTCATCAGATTGAACGGCAGCACGTCATCGAGTCGGTGCTCGACGCGGCGGGGATCAAGCTGACGAAGTTGTCGTCAAAGAACAGCTATTCGCTTCCCGATCTCGCCGCACGACTGGGGATCACTGCAGAGGAGTGA
- a CDS encoding OmpA family protein, giving the protein MGMKSIFAQDSRDNSAVVTSGVADLMTSLAVIFILLLVTYVTRVQEGNTNPVRSRTVATDMTPRLDPLHTPPEARRPNVHTITVPDTAINFEFGKSTLLPTTETFLSEAMPHYAAITCQSGGQEVEAFVIEGYTDDLGDDIRNLRLSQDRSFAVLAKSLEVIREKLPWAYECFLQKATANGRGKQNLLHNDAGQLDRDKSRRVMFKIHMRPM; this is encoded by the coding sequence ATGGGGATGAAGTCGATCTTTGCACAAGACAGTCGTGACAACTCAGCCGTGGTGACGAGCGGGGTTGCAGATCTTATGACCTCCCTCGCCGTCATCTTCATTCTCTTGCTCGTGACCTATGTGACTCGAGTCCAAGAGGGAAATACCAATCCGGTCAGGAGCCGTACCGTAGCGACGGACATGACACCGAGACTTGACCCACTCCATACACCGCCGGAAGCCAGAAGGCCGAACGTCCATACGATCACGGTGCCGGATACGGCGATCAACTTTGAGTTTGGGAAGAGCACGTTGCTCCCTACCACCGAAACCTTCTTGTCCGAGGCCATGCCTCACTACGCCGCAATCACTTGTCAATCTGGTGGTCAAGAAGTGGAAGCGTTTGTCATTGAGGGGTACACCGACGATCTGGGGGACGATATACGTAATCTGAGACTCAGTCAGGACCGCTCTTTTGCGGTGTTGGCGAAAAGCTTGGAAGTCATCCGCGAGAAGCTTCCTTGGGCTTATGAATGCTTCTTACAGAAAGCCACAGCGAACGGGCGTGGAAAACAGAACCTTCTACACAATGATGCCGGACAGCTGGACCGCGATAAAAGCCGTCGCGTCATGTTCAAAATCCACATGCGACCCATGTAG
- a CDS encoding tetratricopeptide repeat protein, whose protein sequence is MPVGLLTLTFVGTVHHVQFVGSGPLLSAAIASDRGQDPLEAANAKLQAGHYQEAIDFANKALVESAHGLEPLLIKALAYLQMGQYETAVKESSQYLSAGGKNTKAYQVRGSALAKLGKTLEAIDDFSAAIRHEPDNAVFWASRGSVRVTVRQFEQALVDLDTAVRLGRRTPGVYVDRGAALRQLGRNEEAYESYSKGLSLKPGYRSALLERGLILECMGKDHDAVNDYSEVIRNNPQDHEARLYRAWVYAELGDLSSSAEDLHWIINKGGDKIAAYVQLANVQLRMGNISDAMKANDEALKLVKESDIRYRILSDYQRGLLLLIEGKSEESKRRYGSASNLAEKSLDDIAVEEAIRQLKSAQNLLSGQKKDLEQDLVSSLQKLLERIQSQSAQDSRHCRHGYF, encoded by the coding sequence ATGCCTGTTGGGTTACTGACGCTGACTTTTGTTGGAACGGTTCATCACGTTCAATTCGTCGGTAGTGGTCCATTGTTGTCTGCAGCCATAGCGTCAGATAGAGGACAAGACCCCCTGGAAGCTGCAAACGCGAAACTCCAGGCGGGGCATTACCAAGAAGCCATTGATTTCGCCAACAAGGCTCTGGTTGAAAGTGCTCATGGCCTTGAGCCGCTACTGATTAAAGCGCTGGCCTATCTACAAATGGGTCAATATGAGACAGCGGTGAAAGAAAGCTCGCAGTATCTCAGTGCCGGAGGGAAAAACACAAAGGCGTATCAGGTGAGAGGAAGCGCCTTAGCAAAACTTGGAAAAACGTTAGAGGCGATAGATGATTTTTCTGCCGCCATACGACATGAACCAGACAACGCAGTTTTTTGGGCAAGCCGAGGATCGGTACGCGTGACCGTTCGTCAATTTGAACAAGCCCTCGTAGATTTAGACACGGCCGTTAGGTTGGGAAGACGGACACCCGGTGTCTATGTTGATCGCGGCGCCGCCCTCAGGCAACTGGGGCGCAATGAAGAAGCCTATGAAAGTTACAGTAAAGGGTTATCGCTAAAACCTGGCTATCGTAGTGCACTTCTAGAGCGAGGACTTATTCTTGAGTGTATGGGAAAGGATCATGATGCTGTGAATGATTATTCAGAGGTCATTCGGAACAATCCTCAAGACCATGAGGCCCGACTTTATCGGGCTTGGGTGTATGCTGAGCTTGGCGACCTTTCTTCCTCAGCCGAGGACCTTCACTGGATCATCAACAAAGGCGGGGATAAGATTGCAGCCTATGTTCAGCTGGCTAATGTGCAACTACGCATGGGCAACATATCTGATGCGATGAAAGCAAACGATGAGGCTCTTAAATTGGTCAAGGAAAGCGATATCCGATATCGCATTCTATCAGACTACCAACGCGGGTTATTATTATTAATAGAGGGTAAGTCAGAGGAATCCAAGCGTCGATATGGTTCAGCAAGCAACCTCGCGGAGAAGTCACTCGACGACATAGCGGTTGAGGAGGCCATTCGGCAATTGAAGAGTGCGCAAAACCTTCTTTCGGGTCAGAAGAAGGATCTAGAGCAAGACCTTGTTTCTTCCCTACAAAAGCTACTCGAACGTATTCAAAGTCAATCGGCACAAGATAGTCGTCATTGTAGGCATGGGTACTTTTGA
- a CDS encoding RHS repeat-associated core domain-containing protein, with protein MVRPHAVQIAGPYQYSYDNNGNQTGITSTLGDYSSSTTFNVDNRLASAVTTFGSTTVNSTFVYDGQGGRVKKIVGTTTTRYISKLYECDTTGTTTSCSRFIWAGDTRIATVATNGTVHYWHGDHLGSSSVITDSTGVKAQALTYSPFGGPRTNQSFTTPAVDVPYKYTGKEFDYSTDFYYYESRYYDPWFGRFISPDSIVPYLDDPQSLNRYAYARNNPMLYTDPSGHIFGIDDLIIVAIVIGAIVGAVTSGIQSDWNLQATLLGGVIGGVSAGVGFGTFEPASAAFASLGDIGSGIAGGAVAGAVAGGTSGALAMAAGYKINIGLAIASGAAAGAIGGGAYGQWGQLGAFAAAPIAGASAAAISGADPGVGALIAASTAAFSLGIQELYNRIEPSFQTQVKDSKARACHQLIF; from the coding sequence GTGGTGCGGCCCCATGCCGTCCAGATCGCCGGCCCCTATCAGTACAGCTACGACAACAATGGCAACCAGACGGGCATCACGAGTACGCTCGGCGATTACAGTTCCAGTACGACGTTTAATGTCGATAATCGTTTGGCGAGCGCCGTGACCACGTTTGGCAGTACAACAGTGAACTCCACCTTCGTCTACGACGGCCAGGGCGGGCGGGTGAAGAAGATCGTGGGCACCACGACGACTCGCTACATCAGTAAGCTCTATGAGTGTGATACGACCGGGACCACCACCAGTTGCAGCCGGTTCATCTGGGCTGGCGACACCCGTATTGCGACGGTCGCCACGAACGGGACCGTGCACTACTGGCATGGGGACCATCTGGGCAGTTCCAGTGTGATCACGGACAGTACCGGGGTCAAGGCCCAGGCGCTCACCTATTCTCCCTTTGGCGGCCCGCGCACGAATCAGAGTTTCACCACCCCGGCCGTGGATGTGCCGTATAAGTACACGGGCAAGGAGTTCGACTACAGCACCGACTTCTACTATTATGAATCTCGGTACTATGACCCCTGGTTCGGTCGGTTTATCTCGCCGGATAGCATCGTACCGTATCTCGATGATCCGCAGTCACTCAATCGGTATGCCTATGCACGGAATAATCCGATGCTGTACACCGATCCGTCTGGGCACATCTTTGGGATTGACGATCTCATTATTGTTGCCATTGTCATCGGTGCGATTGTTGGCGCCGTCACCAGCGGCATTCAAAGCGATTGGAATTTACAGGCGACGTTACTCGGTGGTGTGATCGGCGGGGTGAGCGCGGGAGTAGGCTTTGGTACTTTTGAGCCGGCATCGGCCGCATTTGCCAGTCTTGGAGACATCGGATCTGGTATTGCTGGAGGCGCCGTCGCGGGAGCCGTGGCAGGAGGTACAAGTGGTGCCTTAGCGATGGCAGCAGGGTATAAGATCAACATCGGCTTGGCGATTGCGTCGGGGGCAGCCGCGGGTGCGATAGGTGGTGGAGCCTATGGTCAGTGGGGACAGTTGGGGGCGTTTGCCGCGGCTCCAATAGCTGGGGCCTCGGCTGCGGCTATTAGTGGGGCAGATCCAGGAGTGGGAGCGTTGATTGCAGCTAGTACCGCCGCGTTTTCGCTTGGAATACAAGAGCTATATAACCGGATTGAACCCTCCTTCCAAACGCAAGTGAAAGATAGTAAAGCTAGGGCGTGTCATCAATTAATTTTCTAG
- a CDS encoding metal ABC transporter substrate-binding protein, producing MLPSPPMFLVNHLRKSPVFSFLVVLAGFVLLSGTIAEARDPIPVVVTIPVLKDLAEQVGGRYVRVTSLLSGYENEHTYSPKPTDLVAVRKARLLLEVGMGLEVWVSSLVKNAGDQSLRVITTSQGVELIRDDADAHGGMHPEGEAGNPHIWLDPENVAIMLRHITQAFIEVDPSHTAEYQANQAAYLRRLGQVQKELIERTQRLSDRRFIAHHPAWPYLAKRFSFDIVGTIQMQSGTEPSALHLQSLIEKVRRENIKVVVSEVQLSRRLPELLARETKTRVVVLTAMPGGLAGTGTYLDMLRYDVLQLAGALETTS from the coding sequence ATGCTACCGTCCCCGCCGATGTTTCTGGTCAACCACTTGCGGAAGTCGCCTGTCTTCTCTTTCCTCGTCGTACTAGCAGGCTTTGTTCTCCTCTCCGGCACTATTGCGGAGGCTCGTGACCCGATTCCTGTCGTGGTCACGATTCCCGTCCTGAAGGATTTGGCGGAACAGGTCGGCGGCCGGTATGTACGAGTCACTTCTTTGTTGAGCGGCTACGAAAACGAGCATACCTATTCACCCAAGCCCACCGATCTGGTCGCAGTACGGAAGGCCAGGCTGTTGCTGGAGGTCGGCATGGGACTGGAGGTCTGGGTTTCATCCCTGGTGAAGAACGCCGGAGACCAATCGTTACGTGTAATCACGACTTCCCAAGGAGTAGAACTGATACGAGACGACGCTGATGCTCATGGAGGGATGCATCCTGAAGGGGAAGCCGGGAATCCGCATATTTGGCTGGACCCTGAGAATGTCGCTATCATGCTGCGTCATATCACCCAAGCCTTCATCGAAGTGGACCCAAGTCATACAGCTGAATACCAGGCCAATCAAGCGGCCTACCTCCGACGGCTGGGTCAGGTGCAAAAGGAACTGATCGAGCGTACTCAGCGGCTATCCGACCGGCGTTTCATCGCCCATCATCCAGCTTGGCCCTATTTGGCAAAGCGATTCAGCTTTGACATTGTCGGCACGATTCAAATGCAGTCCGGCACAGAACCATCCGCCCTCCATCTGCAGTCTCTCATTGAGAAGGTGAGAAGAGAGAATATCAAGGTTGTCGTATCCGAGGTTCAACTCAGCCGGCGACTCCCGGAGCTACTGGCGAGGGAGACCAAGACCCGCGTCGTCGTCTTGACGGCGATGCCGGGCGGTTTGGCGGGAACCGGGACCTACCTCGACATGCTTCGCTATGATGTGCTCCAATTGGCCGGTGCATTGGAAACGACCTCGTAA
- a CDS encoding GGDEF domain-containing response regulator: MIKVLLVEDNDVDARLTQDILLESDMEEFEVIHVTLLSDAFARLARARFDAVLLDLSLPDGYGLSTVRQMQAANPTVAIIVLSGLNDQTLALQAVQNGAQDYLVKGEGQSELLIRSIRYAIERKRAEERLTYLAQYDQLTGLVNRTLFRDRLIQAMARSKRLQQALGLMLLDLDRFKPVNDTMGHDVGDQVLKAVAERLQQCVREVDTVARMGGDEFTIILEGLTCEEDITLVAQRITKLLAEPFHLGQHRALIGVSIGITVYPTDDHEVDELLKHADAAMYRAKQQGGSSFQFHIPDDSPSSTRLS, translated from the coding sequence ATGATTAAGGTCCTGTTGGTTGAAGACAACGATGTCGATGCGCGGCTGACTCAAGACATTCTGCTGGAATCGGACATGGAAGAATTCGAGGTCATCCACGTGACCCTCTTGAGTGACGCCTTTGCACGTCTGGCCCGAGCACGTTTTGACGCCGTCCTTCTCGACCTGTCCCTCCCCGACGGTTACGGACTCTCAACCGTGCGTCAAATGCAAGCCGCGAACCCGACCGTTGCCATCATCGTGCTGAGCGGACTCAATGACCAAACACTCGCGTTACAAGCCGTCCAGAACGGGGCACAGGATTATCTCGTCAAAGGAGAGGGTCAATCGGAGCTATTGATCCGTTCAATCCGCTATGCCATAGAACGGAAACGGGCTGAGGAGCGCCTGACCTACCTTGCCCAATATGATCAGCTGACGGGCCTTGTAAACCGCACTTTGTTTCGAGATCGCCTTATCCAAGCGATGGCGCGCAGCAAACGACTCCAACAGGCTCTCGGTCTCATGCTGCTTGACCTTGATCGATTCAAACCGGTGAACGATACCATGGGTCACGATGTTGGTGATCAGGTTTTGAAGGCCGTTGCGGAACGACTTCAACAGTGTGTGCGTGAGGTGGACACGGTCGCCCGCATGGGAGGAGATGAGTTCACGATTATCCTTGAAGGTCTGACGTGCGAAGAAGACATCACGCTTGTCGCACAGCGCATCACCAAGTTATTGGCGGAACCATTCCACCTTGGCCAGCACAGGGCGTTGATCGGAGTGAGTATCGGTATTACCGTCTACCCGACCGATGATCACGAGGTCGATGAGCTCTTGAAGCATGCCGATGCCGCAATGTATCGGGCCAAGCAGCAAGGGGGAAGCTCTTTTCAGTTTCACATCCCCGATGATTCGCCTTCCTCCACCCGCTTGAGTTAA